In Hemicordylus capensis ecotype Gifberg chromosome 3, rHemCap1.1.pri, whole genome shotgun sequence, one DNA window encodes the following:
- the CGGBP1 gene encoding CGG triplet repeat-binding protein 1 encodes MERFDVKPPPSRSRSKTALYVTPQDRVTEFGSELYEDGGKLYCTFCNVVLNHVRKSAINDHLKSKTHTKRKGEFEEQSVRKKPRTLTASLQCNSAAQTEKPNVIQDFVKMFLEASIPLEKADHPAVRAFLSRHVKNGNSIPKSDQLRKTYLPDGYSNQLLKSEDH; translated from the coding sequence ATGGAGCGATTTGATGTGAAGCCACCTCCCTCCCGGAGCCGTTCTAAGACTGCTTTGTATGTGACTCCTCAGGATCGTGTAACTGAGTTTGGCAGTGAACTGTACGAAGATGGGGGGAAACTATATTGCACTTTCTGCAATGTGGTCCTGAATCATGTTCGCAAGTCTGCAATCAATGACCATCTCAAATCCAAAACTCATACTAAGCGCAAGGGGGAGTTTGAAGAGCAAAGTGTCCGGAAGAAGCCGCGAACTCTGACTGCCTCTTTGCAGTGCAACAGTGCAGCCCAAACAGAGAAGCCCAACGTCATCCAGGACTTCGTAAAAATGTTTCTGGAAGCAAGCATTCCTCTTGAGAAGGCTGACCATCCAGCTGTGCGGGCTTTCCTTTCTCGCCACGTGAAGAATGGGAATTCCATACCCAAGTCGGACCAGCTAAGAAAAACCTATTTGCCAGATGGGTACTCAAATCAGCTTCTCAAGTCTGAAGACCATTGA